In Vigna unguiculata cultivar IT97K-499-35 chromosome 3, ASM411807v1, whole genome shotgun sequence, a single genomic region encodes these proteins:
- the LOC114177186 gene encoding uncharacterized protein LOC114177186, protein MDPRISFSYDFVVSQQAMKHENIYTEDPVSSDFEFSVKNNSMISADEAFFQGVLLPLKSSDCSRKVTLRDELLANDEYEEELPRLPKSSSRWKERLGLRRVSSKKDKNKNDGFPQRVGTEKGFTSGQGDKTVT, encoded by the coding sequence ATGGACCCCAGAATCTCCTTCTCCTATGATTTTGTGGTTTCCCAGCAGGCAATGAAGCATGAAAATATATACACGGAAGATCCTGTCTCTTCGGATTTTGAATTCTCTGTGAAGAACAATTCTATGATATCAGCAGATGAAGCTTTTTTCCAGGGCGTGCTGTTGCCTCTGAAGAGCAGTGACTGCTCCAGGAAGGTGACTTTGAGGGATGAGTTGCTTGCAAACGATGAGTATGAAGAGGAGTTACCAAGATTACCAAAGAGTTCAAGTCGGTGGAAGGAGCGGTTAGGCCTGAGGAGGGTTTCATCTAAGAAAGATAAGAACAAGAATGATGGGTTTCCGCAGAGAGTTGGTACTGAAAAAGGGTTTACTTCTGGACAAGGAGACAAGACTGTTACCTAA